In one window of uncultured Acetobacteroides sp. DNA:
- the prmA gene encoding 50S ribosomal protein L11 methyltransferase: protein MDYIELRVSLTPYSQELAEILVAELAEAGFESFDDIENGFNGYIREDLFNDDIASTVGQIAQGFETAAAVAHTKIVSQNWNALWESNFEPIVVDDECILLAHFHHVDKPYKYRIVMEPKMAFGTGHHETTYLMASGILKHNCEGKTVLDMGTGTGVLGILAAMRGAKEVDAIDIDSWSYESALENATFNGVADRTNVFCGDAALLTTPEKYDLVLANINRNILINDMPTYYRSMKPGATIFFSGILLEDIPSIEVSAAALRLTKVGENRRNKWAFLAFQK from the coding sequence ATGGATTACATCGAGCTAAGGGTAAGCCTTACCCCCTACAGCCAGGAGCTGGCCGAGATTCTAGTGGCCGAGCTGGCCGAAGCCGGATTCGAGAGCTTCGACGACATCGAGAACGGCTTCAACGGCTACATTCGGGAGGATCTTTTTAATGATGATATCGCCAGCACCGTAGGGCAGATTGCCCAAGGCTTTGAGACAGCGGCAGCGGTGGCGCACACCAAGATCGTATCGCAGAACTGGAACGCCCTTTGGGAGTCGAACTTCGAGCCCATTGTGGTGGACGATGAGTGCATCCTGCTGGCGCACTTCCACCACGTGGATAAGCCCTACAAGTACCGCATCGTCATGGAGCCCAAGATGGCCTTCGGCACCGGACACCACGAAACCACCTACCTGATGGCATCGGGCATCCTTAAGCACAACTGCGAGGGGAAAACCGTGCTCGACATGGGCACCGGCACCGGCGTGCTGGGCATCCTAGCTGCCATGAGGGGGGCCAAGGAGGTTGACGCCATCGATATCGACAGCTGGTCGTATGAGAGCGCGCTGGAGAACGCCACCTTCAACGGGGTAGCCGACCGCACCAACGTCTTCTGCGGCGATGCCGCGCTGCTCACCACCCCCGAGAAGTACGACCTGGTGCTGGCCAACATCAACCGCAACATCCTCATCAACGATATGCCCACCTACTACCGCAGCATGAAGCCAGGGGCGACCATCTTCTTCAGCGGAATCCTGCTGGAGGATATCCCCTCGATCGAGGTATCGGCGGCAGCGCTTCGCCTGACAAAGGTGGGCGAGAACCGAAGGAACAAGTGGGCGTTCCTGGCCTTCCAGAAGTAG
- the dinB gene encoding DNA polymerase IV: MTTQRKIIHIDMDAFFASIEQRDTPELQGKAIAVGSASERGVVATCSYEARKFGVHSAMSSVVAKRLCPDLIFVPPHFDVYEAVSHQIMTIFREFTDKIEPLSIDEAFLDVTQNLVQQTSATDIAKLIKKRILEETGLTASAGVSFNKFLAKIASDMNKPNGITVVRPEEAEAFVERLPIEKFYGIGKVTADKMHRYGIHTGKDLKERELHELTRLFGKSGLFFYSMARAIDEREVKGSHIRKSVGAETTFEKDLTTKFERIAELYKIEQEVFERVKEANFKGKTITLKVKFHNFEQITRSKTINGWFTSFDNIHKYAKELLLQTYLDDTKVRLLGLSISNAEEEGKDGIQLTLKF; encoded by the coding sequence ATGACCACCCAGCGTAAGATAATCCACATCGACATGGATGCCTTTTTTGCCTCCATCGAGCAGCGCGACACCCCCGAGCTGCAGGGCAAGGCTATTGCCGTAGGCAGCGCATCGGAGCGCGGGGTGGTGGCCACCTGCAGCTACGAGGCGCGCAAGTTTGGCGTCCACTCGGCCATGAGCAGCGTGGTGGCCAAGCGCCTCTGCCCCGACCTAATCTTCGTCCCTCCCCACTTCGACGTGTACGAGGCGGTATCGCACCAGATCATGACCATCTTCCGCGAGTTTACCGATAAGATAGAGCCGCTCTCCATCGACGAGGCCTTCCTCGACGTTACCCAGAACCTGGTGCAGCAGACCTCGGCCACCGATATCGCCAAGCTCATAAAAAAAAGAATACTGGAGGAGACCGGGCTAACGGCTTCGGCTGGGGTATCGTTCAACAAGTTTCTGGCAAAGATTGCCTCGGACATGAATAAGCCCAACGGCATTACCGTGGTGCGCCCCGAGGAGGCGGAGGCATTCGTAGAGAGGCTACCCATCGAGAAGTTCTACGGCATCGGCAAGGTAACGGCCGATAAGATGCACCGCTACGGCATCCATACGGGCAAGGATCTTAAGGAGCGCGAGCTGCACGAGCTAACCCGCCTCTTCGGCAAGAGCGGCCTCTTCTTCTACAGCATGGCCCGCGCCATCGACGAGCGCGAGGTGAAGGGCTCGCACATCCGCAAGTCGGTGGGCGCCGAAACCACCTTCGAGAAGGACCTCACCACCAAGTTCGAGCGCATTGCCGAGCTCTACAAGATTGAGCAGGAGGTGTTCGAGCGCGTTAAGGAGGCCAACTTTAAGGGGAAGACCATCACCCTAAAGGTGAAGTTCCATAACTTCGAACAGATTACGCGCAGCAAAACCATCAACGGGTGGTTTACCAGCTTCGACAACATACACAAGTACGCCAAGGAGCTGCTGCTGCAAACCTATCTCGACGATACCAAGGTGCGCCTGCTGGGCCTCTCCATCTCCAACGCCGAGGAGGAGGGCAAGGATGGCATACAGCTGACGCTGAAATTCTAA
- a CDS encoding DUF6600 domain-containing protein encodes MKKGALLVVLLIGSLGISCTAMTVASPPQPYESISQNQFYDDLAPYGRWIQLNHYGLVWQPLDLSYGWRPYSDGYWVYTDYGWTYESDAPYGWAVYHYGRWAFDNSFGWVWVPGYEWGPAWVAWRYGDGYVGWAPLAPEVRWSIQGGFGGVNIEVGIGSFAWCFVNERHFCDRHIRGYLEVPARNVTIIRNSRNVTHYHTDNNRIMNGSISREDAERFTRQRVERYRVSEARSRGEAGFSPRNDELRIYQPRVQQPPSRGDARRSIPNGREVNPAQSRVVRETPEQTRQRHSEEAKQFNSQAENQRRTLDNVHQEQLSQPKAKEERQPIIRQQRTEVKTFNKDRSRETKVLDQRQQRENREVRQQPREEKPQRKER; translated from the coding sequence ATGAAGAAAGGAGCGTTGCTTGTTGTGCTGCTCATCGGGTCCTTGGGTATTTCGTGTACAGCGATGACGGTTGCTTCTCCGCCACAGCCCTACGAGAGCATTTCGCAGAACCAGTTTTACGACGATTTAGCGCCCTACGGCCGATGGATTCAGCTCAACCACTACGGGCTGGTGTGGCAGCCCTTGGATTTATCCTACGGCTGGCGTCCCTACTCCGATGGCTACTGGGTGTATACCGACTACGGATGGACCTACGAGTCGGACGCTCCCTATGGCTGGGCGGTATACCACTACGGGCGTTGGGCCTTCGACAATAGCTTTGGATGGGTTTGGGTGCCCGGCTACGAATGGGGCCCTGCGTGGGTCGCTTGGAGGTATGGCGATGGCTACGTAGGCTGGGCGCCGCTGGCACCGGAGGTTCGCTGGTCGATTCAGGGAGGCTTTGGTGGGGTAAACATCGAAGTGGGCATAGGCAGCTTTGCCTGGTGCTTTGTTAACGAGCGGCACTTCTGCGATAGGCATATCCGGGGCTACCTCGAGGTGCCAGCCCGTAATGTTACCATCATCCGAAACTCCCGAAATGTGACACATTACCATACTGATAACAACCGAATCATGAATGGCAGCATTTCGCGCGAGGATGCCGAGCGGTTTACCCGCCAGCGGGTGGAGCGGTACCGGGTTTCGGAGGCTCGCTCGCGTGGCGAGGCCGGTTTCTCGCCTAGGAATGATGAGCTGCGCATCTACCAGCCCCGCGTTCAGCAGCCACCTTCGAGGGGTGATGCTCGGAGGTCGATTCCTAACGGACGGGAGGTTAACCCAGCTCAGTCGCGGGTAGTCCGAGAAACTCCCGAACAAACGCGGCAGCGGCATAGCGAGGAGGCAAAGCAGTTCAACTCCCAGGCCGAGAACCAGCGGAGGACGCTCGATAACGTCCATCAGGAGCAGTTAAGCCAGCCAAAGGCGAAGGAGGAGCGTCAGCCCATTATCCGCCAGCAGCGAACCGAGGTGAAAACGTTCAACAAGGATCGTTCTAGGGAGACAAAGGTTTTAGACCAGCGGCAGCAGAGGGAGAATCGGGAGGTTCGCCAGCAGCCTCGCGAGGAGAAGCCGCAGCGGAAGGAGCGGTAA
- a CDS encoding Mut7-C RNAse domain-containing protein → MYRKQATFRFYEELNDFLPSAKVKVAFAYSFNGSPSVKDAVEALGVPHVEVDLILVNGQSADFAYRLQHGDYVSVYPTFETLDISGITRLREKPLRHTKLILDVHLGKLARYLRMLGFDTLYRNDYSDAEIVRLAVAERRIILTRDVGLLMAKAVTHGYWVRSQKPQEQVREVMGRFDLYRQINPFCRCIRCNGMLAEVPKASILDRLEPLTRRCYSQFYQCSGCGNIYWEGTHYERMRDFICNLKGDIKQQ, encoded by the coding sequence ATGTACCGCAAGCAGGCCACATTCCGATTCTACGAGGAACTGAACGACTTCCTTCCGTCCGCGAAGGTGAAGGTGGCGTTTGCCTATTCCTTCAACGGCAGCCCATCGGTAAAGGATGCCGTAGAGGCCCTTGGCGTACCGCATGTGGAGGTGGATCTGATTCTGGTAAACGGGCAGTCGGCCGATTTTGCCTACCGGCTTCAGCATGGCGACTACGTATCGGTGTACCCCACCTTCGAAACGCTGGACATCTCAGGCATCACCCGCCTACGCGAAAAGCCGCTGCGCCACACCAAGCTCATCCTAGATGTACACCTAGGCAAGCTGGCCAGATACCTGCGGATGCTCGGCTTCGACACCCTTTACCGCAACGACTACAGCGATGCGGAGATCGTCCGCCTTGCGGTTGCCGAGCGCCGCATCATCCTCACCCGCGACGTGGGGCTGCTCATGGCAAAGGCGGTAACGCACGGCTACTGGGTGCGCAGCCAAAAGCCACAGGAGCAGGTACGGGAGGTTATGGGCCGCTTCGACCTCTACCGCCAGATCAATCCCTTTTGCCGGTGCATCCGCTGCAACGGCATGCTCGCGGAGGTACCCAAAGCGAGCATCCTCGATCGGCTTGAGCCGCTAACCAGGAGGTGCTACAGCCAATTCTACCAGTGCAGCGGCTGCGGCAACATCTACTGGGAGGGTACGCACTACGAGCGCATGCGCGACTTTATTTGCAACTTGAAGGGGGACATAAAACAGCAATAG
- a CDS encoding nitroreductase family protein, with protein sequence MSFLELVKQRSSVRAFSGRAVEPEKLEYVLECARLAPSAVNYQPWRFFVASAAEARQVLQRCYNREWFTSAPLYILACGDASQSWKRGNDGKDHMDIDVAIAVEHICLAAAEQGLGTCWVCNFDAALCQQELKLPENLIPVAIIPLGYPAGTAEKKGSRKSMVDIVEQL encoded by the coding sequence ATGAGCTTTCTGGAATTGGTAAAGCAACGGAGCTCCGTTCGCGCTTTCTCGGGGAGGGCGGTAGAACCCGAAAAGCTGGAGTACGTGCTCGAGTGCGCCCGTTTGGCGCCATCGGCGGTAAACTATCAGCCTTGGCGATTCTTTGTTGCCAGCGCCGCCGAGGCAAGGCAGGTGCTGCAGCGGTGCTACAACCGCGAGTGGTTTACATCGGCACCGCTCTACATCCTAGCTTGTGGCGATGCCAGCCAATCGTGGAAGCGGGGGAACGACGGGAAGGATCATATGGATATCGATGTGGCCATTGCCGTGGAGCATATCTGTCTTGCCGCTGCCGAGCAGGGGCTGGGCACCTGCTGGGTGTGCAACTTCGATGCTGCGCTGTGCCAGCAGGAGCTGAAGCTGCCCGAAAACCTTATCCCAGTTGCCATAATTCCGCTGGGGTATCCCGCAGGTACCGCTGAGAAAAAGGGCAGCCGGAAGAGTATGGTGGATATCGTGGAGCAGTTGTAG
- a CDS encoding MATE family efflux transporter: MNRIKDFTKGPIMSPLVKLALPIMGTSFIQMTYTMVDIAWLGRLGSAAVAAAGAASFFVWLGNALALNTKIGAEVGVSQSIGAGLIDKARTFASTSLTVALALALVYGVFLFTAAPSLIGFFGLSAPITHEGVTFLRIIAFSAPFILLNATFTSIYNATGQSKVPFFINLIGLFTNMALDPFLIFGIGFPKMGVAGAALATTLSQGVVTFIFIYEITGPRRLFKHFRILVMPQWYFVKMVLKRGFPASLQNSLFAFFSMNLARIAAEWGYLGVTAQSVGAQIEAISWNTAQGFSTALSAFVGQNYGAKMHGRIRHAYFNTMGVMAIWGALIGGLFIFFGGEIFGLFVPEPEAIKEGAIYLRILGFSQLLMVFEITSSGAFTGIGRTLPPSILGITLTGARIPLALALTATSLQLSGVWWAISISSICKGILLPIMFIYVLHRLRLLSQKGE, translated from the coding sequence TTGAATCGAATTAAAGATTTTACGAAAGGTCCAATTATGTCTCCGCTGGTAAAGCTGGCGCTTCCTATTATGGGAACCTCCTTTATCCAGATGACATACACCATGGTGGATATTGCCTGGCTAGGGCGCTTGGGTAGCGCTGCCGTGGCAGCAGCTGGTGCCGCCAGCTTTTTTGTATGGCTGGGCAACGCCCTTGCGCTAAACACCAAAATTGGGGCAGAGGTAGGCGTATCGCAGTCAATTGGGGCAGGGTTAATTGATAAGGCGCGCACGTTTGCATCAACCAGCCTAACGGTAGCGCTTGCGCTTGCGCTGGTTTACGGGGTGTTTCTTTTTACTGCCGCCCCCTCGCTTATAGGCTTCTTTGGGCTAAGCGCACCGATTACGCATGAAGGGGTAACCTTCCTGCGCATCATCGCCTTTAGCGCTCCGTTTATCCTGCTCAACGCAACCTTTACGAGCATCTACAACGCTACGGGGCAGAGCAAGGTGCCGTTCTTCATCAACCTAATCGGGCTTTTTACGAATATGGCGCTCGACCCATTCCTGATTTTTGGGATTGGGTTCCCTAAGATGGGGGTAGCGGGGGCTGCTCTGGCAACTACGCTATCGCAGGGGGTGGTAACCTTCATCTTTATCTATGAGATTACGGGTCCACGCAGGCTGTTTAAGCACTTCAGAATACTGGTTATGCCGCAGTGGTACTTCGTGAAGATGGTGCTGAAGCGTGGCTTCCCGGCGAGCTTGCAGAACTCGCTCTTTGCCTTCTTCTCGATGAACCTGGCGCGAATTGCCGCCGAGTGGGGCTATCTGGGGGTTACGGCGCAAAGCGTGGGCGCGCAGATTGAGGCTATCTCGTGGAATACCGCACAGGGGTTCTCCACGGCGTTGAGCGCCTTTGTGGGGCAGAACTACGGCGCTAAGATGCATGGGCGTATACGGCATGCCTACTTCAACACCATGGGGGTAATGGCGATTTGGGGAGCGCTGATCGGAGGGCTCTTCATCTTCTTCGGCGGCGAGATCTTCGGGCTCTTTGTTCCAGAGCCGGAAGCTATCAAGGAGGGAGCCATCTACCTACGAATTCTCGGCTTCTCGCAGCTGCTAATGGTGTTCGAGATTACCTCTTCGGGGGCCTTTACCGGTATTGGACGAACGCTACCCCCTTCCATCTTAGGGATAACGCTAACGGGGGCGCGTATTCCGCTGGCGCTGGCGCTAACGGCTACCTCGCTGCAGCTCTCGGGGGTGTGGTGGGCGATATCCATATCGAGCATCTGCAAGGGAATTCTGCTACCGATCATGTTTATCTACGTGCTGCATCGGCTTAGGCTGCTGAGCCAGAAAGGCGAGTAG
- a CDS encoding LysM peptidoglycan-binding domain-containing protein, producing MRYFFTFLLINAFLINAPVAGQTDSAQVKVVKDKVKISGKLYYIHTVRTGETLYNIARAYQIAQEAILESNPELSQGVKVGNTIKIPVVQDLKNPNKNKGTFHIVKKGETLYSIAKEYSIPTERLAEINQLMDFNVKENQSLFISTDRDAIKQHKKELIASLNETQVAAASPVKLVSHEVLPKETLTSISKKYGITIDELVGNNPFLKAEGLKVGQVLAIPTKQDKGVAAAQSVPEKSAVSKEPYAYKSTTVFNVVMMLPFGGAHVGLDSLGKGAASRRFDDMMQYYEGTLVAIDSLKNKGVSVNLTVIDTKSDKDPSAVAQALKNPALKEANLIIGPVYPEAIPTIAKYAQSHRIPMVSPLANTEPLVKNNDYLIQIASEADVLAKLSVEYAKKGEGKTILVVPSDGSDAKLVKEFKAMLKEKLPELSYRQGNNAASQREALRGKLAEGKKTRFVVLSNNEVFVLDFLQNLTTASKGYDVEVLGTQKWLKFNSIDIAYLHGSNVQMYVQNYVDYNQESAKSFVRSFRNYYKADPNNYAFRGFDVAYFFIDAMRKLGPDFVDSLPKLSSKNVHTPFRFVKEGDGGYMNTDAALIKHVEGYKVVRLK from the coding sequence ATGAGATACTTTTTTACATTTTTGTTGATTAATGCCTTCTTGATCAACGCTCCGGTAGCTGGGCAAACCGATTCGGCTCAGGTTAAGGTTGTGAAGGATAAGGTTAAGATTTCTGGTAAGCTCTACTATATCCACACCGTTAGGACGGGCGAAACGCTCTACAACATTGCCCGAGCCTATCAGATTGCGCAGGAGGCCATCCTCGAGAGCAACCCCGAACTCAGCCAGGGGGTAAAGGTTGGCAACACCATCAAGATTCCGGTGGTGCAGGATCTGAAGAACCCCAACAAGAATAAGGGAACCTTTCACATCGTAAAGAAGGGCGAAACGCTCTACAGCATCGCCAAGGAGTACAGCATTCCTACCGAAAGGCTTGCCGAGATCAACCAGCTGATGGATTTCAACGTAAAGGAAAACCAAAGCCTGTTCATCTCCACGGATAGGGATGCCATAAAGCAGCATAAGAAGGAGCTAATTGCCTCTCTCAACGAAACGCAGGTGGCAGCCGCCTCGCCGGTGAAGCTGGTAAGCCACGAGGTGCTTCCCAAGGAGACGTTGACCTCTATCTCCAAGAAGTACGGCATCACCATTGACGAGTTGGTGGGCAACAACCCATTCCTTAAAGCCGAAGGGCTGAAGGTGGGGCAGGTGCTGGCTATCCCAACAAAGCAGGACAAGGGTGTGGCGGCAGCGCAAAGCGTACCCGAAAAATCGGCGGTCAGCAAGGAGCCCTATGCGTATAAATCGACTACCGTTTTTAATGTGGTGATGATGCTGCCCTTTGGTGGTGCCCATGTGGGGCTGGATTCGCTGGGTAAAGGCGCCGCCTCTCGCCGATTCGATGATATGATGCAGTACTACGAGGGCACATTAGTTGCCATAGACTCGCTCAAGAATAAGGGGGTGTCGGTAAACCTCACCGTGATCGACACCAAATCGGACAAGGATCCCAGCGCAGTTGCTCAGGCGCTAAAGAATCCAGCCCTAAAGGAGGCGAACCTAATTATTGGTCCAGTGTATCCCGAAGCCATTCCAACGATAGCCAAGTACGCCCAAAGCCATCGAATTCCAATGGTATCGCCGCTAGCCAACACCGAACCGTTAGTCAAGAATAACGATTACCTGATCCAAATTGCATCAGAAGCGGATGTGCTAGCCAAGCTATCGGTTGAGTATGCCAAAAAGGGTGAAGGCAAAACCATTCTTGTTGTGCCTTCGGATGGCTCGGATGCTAAGCTGGTAAAAGAATTTAAAGCCATGCTAAAGGAGAAGTTGCCCGAACTGAGCTACCGTCAGGGAAATAATGCCGCTTCGCAGCGTGAGGCGCTGAGAGGTAAACTGGCTGAGGGGAAGAAAACCCGCTTTGTGGTGCTTTCGAACAACGAGGTGTTTGTGCTCGACTTCCTTCAAAACCTAACCACGGCCTCTAAGGGGTACGATGTGGAGGTTTTAGGAACGCAAAAGTGGCTTAAGTTTAACAGCATTGATATTGCCTACCTGCACGGATCGAACGTGCAGATGTACGTGCAGAACTACGTAGACTATAATCAGGAAAGTGCCAAATCGTTTGTTCGCAGCTTTAGGAACTACTACAAGGCCGATCCGAACAACTACGCCTTCCGTGGGTTCGATGTTGCCTACTTCTTTATAGATGCGATGAGGAAGCTTGGTCCCGATTTCGTCGACAGCCTTCCTAAGCTCAGCAGCAAGAACGTTCATACCCCATTCCGATTCGTAAAAGAGGGAGACGGGGGATATATGAATACCGATGCCGCCCTAATAAAGCATGTCGAAGGGTATAAGGTGGTAAGGTTGAAGTAG
- a CDS encoding DEAD/DEAH box helicase — protein MSPLNTDSSNGFIVVLTHHRVLGNIFTPILVKTIADKIYTIAENLHGKKPENFDLNSTEQEILKLCNEYSEKVLANKFAKTQNTKEFIEKMEVAKFDEHIRPYIELRMGKVANLLAANQKINLYVKDKKYNNVYEDNRIAVEPHVATPIFNFALSVDGLKYHIDAQAGDRSISLTSQHVEAIANTPALILVNSTLYRFEGIDSKKLTPFFTKPFITIGTATVRKYMESFVLNAIKSQVVRASGFDIVEPKVTAKPVLTLEKGLDGRATLSLKFSYENRDFYSGSKTEPLVTFRADQKRFVFTKYERDSKTESRIEKKLSGIGLMHYTGASYIIPKNEEMEPEHSMYKTVEWLNEHAQALADLGIQVGQKIDGPQLHLGSCTSLLMAQSDASGFIVKGGIRFGSDFVSLHQIRKCVIKGQKLVDLDSGRQAIIPQHWFREHRQLLVFGRETDGYLHLQKQHFSLVEGLEGIDPSEIESLKQYSESNLVQSANTVKGVNATLRDYQKLGVAWLKYLHMNGFGGCLADDMGLGKTLQTISLLQHCKDSFTYEREASVKPAVPLDLFSAIEVANEEPTTTSHPVSLIVLPTSLVHNWRNELRKFAPAIKIYEHTGSSRAKSPSAFAPYDVVITTYGTIRNDIDMIAKFKFFYLILDESQTIKNPDSATYKACMQVKSMYRLSLSGTPIENGLTDLWAQMNFLNKGLLGNLSLFKEQYVIPIEKYNHQGRQEKLKNLIEPFILRRTKEKVAAELPAVTELEIFCEMTDQQRDLYEEEKRLARERMLAELKEGNHKRSRFVFLQLLTKLRQLANHPALAGFEGYNESGKFEEITRNIESVINEGHKVLVFSSFVQHLNLVANYLDDAGIEYNMLTGSTTNRQQVVDEFKRKEAVKVFLISLKAGGVGLNLTEADYVFIIDPWWNPAAENQAISRSHRIGQENKVFAYRFITTDSIEERIMDLQRQKSELADIFVNSNNPLSKISEDILLQLF, from the coding sequence ATGTCACCACTAAACACCGATTCCTCCAATGGCTTCATTGTTGTCCTCACTCACCATAGAGTTTTGGGGAACATCTTCACCCCTATTCTTGTAAAGACCATTGCGGATAAGATATACACCATCGCCGAGAACCTGCACGGCAAGAAGCCCGAAAACTTCGATCTAAACAGCACGGAGCAGGAGATCCTGAAGCTTTGCAACGAGTACTCCGAAAAGGTCCTAGCCAACAAGTTTGCCAAGACGCAAAACACCAAGGAGTTTATCGAAAAGATGGAGGTGGCCAAGTTCGACGAGCATATCCGCCCCTACATCGAGCTGCGGATGGGCAAGGTGGCCAACCTGCTGGCCGCGAACCAGAAGATCAACCTTTACGTTAAGGATAAGAAGTACAACAACGTTTACGAGGATAACCGGATAGCGGTGGAGCCCCACGTGGCAACCCCCATCTTCAACTTTGCCCTTTCGGTGGATGGGCTAAAGTACCATATTGACGCGCAGGCTGGCGACAGGAGCATCTCACTTACCAGCCAGCACGTGGAGGCGATTGCCAACACGCCCGCGCTGATCCTGGTAAACAGCACCCTCTACCGCTTCGAGGGCATCGACAGCAAGAAGCTGACGCCGTTCTTCACCAAGCCGTTTATCACCATCGGCACAGCCACCGTGCGCAAGTACATGGAGTCGTTCGTGCTCAACGCCATCAAGAGCCAGGTGGTAAGGGCAAGCGGGTTTGATATCGTGGAGCCGAAGGTTACCGCTAAGCCGGTGCTGACGCTGGAGAAGGGGCTCGACGGACGGGCAACCCTCTCGCTCAAGTTCAGCTACGAGAACCGCGACTTCTACTCGGGCTCGAAAACCGAGCCGCTGGTAACCTTCCGCGCCGACCAAAAGCGCTTCGTGTTTACCAAGTACGAGCGGGATAGCAAAACGGAATCCCGCATCGAGAAGAAGCTGAGCGGCATTGGGCTGATGCACTACACCGGCGCCTCCTACATCATCCCAAAAAACGAGGAGATGGAGCCCGAGCACTCGATGTACAAAACTGTGGAGTGGCTCAACGAGCATGCGCAAGCGCTCGCCGACTTAGGCATCCAGGTTGGGCAGAAGATCGATGGGCCGCAGCTGCACCTCGGCAGCTGCACCTCGCTACTCATGGCGCAAAGCGATGCTTCGGGCTTCATCGTAAAGGGTGGAATTCGCTTTGGGAGCGACTTTGTATCGCTCCATCAGATTCGGAAATGCGTAATTAAGGGCCAAAAGCTGGTAGACTTGGATAGCGGCCGGCAGGCCATCATCCCCCAGCACTGGTTTAGGGAGCACCGCCAGCTGCTGGTGTTCGGGAGGGAGACTGACGGCTACCTGCACCTCCAGAAGCAGCACTTCTCGCTAGTAGAAGGACTTGAAGGTATCGATCCATCGGAGATAGAATCGCTGAAGCAGTACTCCGAGTCGAACCTGGTGCAGTCGGCCAATACGGTGAAGGGGGTGAACGCCACCCTGCGCGACTACCAGAAGCTGGGTGTGGCCTGGCTAAAGTACCTCCACATGAACGGCTTTGGCGGCTGCCTTGCCGACGATATGGGTTTGGGAAAGACGCTCCAAACCATATCGCTACTCCAGCACTGCAAGGACAGCTTTACCTACGAGCGCGAGGCATCGGTAAAGCCGGCCGTGCCGCTCGACCTGTTTAGCGCCATAGAGGTCGCCAACGAGGAGCCCACCACCACCAGCCATCCGGTGAGCCTGATCGTGCTGCCCACCTCGCTGGTGCACAACTGGCGCAACGAGCTGCGCAAGTTTGCCCCAGCCATCAAAATATACGAGCATACGGGGTCGTCGAGGGCCAAGAGCCCATCGGCATTTGCGCCCTACGATGTGGTGATCACCACCTACGGAACGATTCGCAACGACATCGACATGATCGCCAAGTTCAAGTTCTTCTACCTGATCCTCGACGAAAGCCAGACGATAAAAAACCCCGACTCGGCCACCTACAAGGCCTGCATGCAGGTAAAATCGATGTACCGGCTATCGCTTTCGGGCACGCCCATCGAGAACGGACTCACCGACCTGTGGGCGCAGATGAACTTCCTGAATAAGGGGCTGCTGGGCAACCTGTCGCTCTTTAAGGAGCAGTACGTTATCCCCATCGAGAAGTACAACCACCAGGGCCGCCAGGAGAAGCTGAAAAACCTCATCGAGCCCTTCATCCTTCGCCGCACGAAGGAGAAGGTGGCCGCAGAGCTGCCCGCGGTTACCGAGCTGGAGATTTTCTGCGAGATGACCGACCAGCAGCGCGACCTCTACGAGGAGGAGAAGCGCCTGGCCCGCGAACGGATGCTGGCCGAGCTGAAGGAGGGTAACCACAAGCGCTCGCGCTTCGTGTTCCTGCAGCTGCTCACCAAGCTGCGCCAGCTGGCCAACCACCCCGCGCTGGCCGGATTCGAGGGCTACAACGAGTCGGGCAAGTTCGAGGAGATCACCCGCAACATCGAAAGCGTGATCAACGAGGGCCACAAGGTGCTCGTATTCTCCTCGTTCGTGCAGCACCTGAACCTGGTGGCCAACTACCTGGACGATGCCGGCATCGAGTACAACATGCTCACCGGGAGCACCACCAACCGCCAGCAGGTGGTGGACGAGTTCAAACGGAAGGAGGCCGTTAAGGTATTCCTGATCTCGCTAAAGGCGGGCGGCGTGGGGCTCAACCTCACCGAGGCCGACTACGTCTTCATCATCGACCCCTGGTGGAACCCCGCCGCCGAAAACCAGGCCATCAGCCGATCGCACCGCATTGGGCAGGAGAATAAGGTCTTCGCCTACCGCTTCATCACCACCGACTCCATCGAGGAGCGCATCATGGACCTGCAGCGGCAGAAGTCGGAGCTGGCCGACATCTTCGTCAACTCCAACAACCCCCTCAGCAAGATTTCGGAGGATATCCTGCTGCAGCTCTTCTAG